A portion of the Stigmatella aurantiaca DW4/3-1 genome contains these proteins:
- a CDS encoding GAF domain-containing protein, whose amino-acid sequence MFPADEEQYRHFDGLHLGLCVIREEKVVYANASMLSLLGRTVNEVVGQSFRVLVTPAGAEEMHELFTHLLRGERVPAVYESTLNTSHGPRRAELSITTEAQDVMVMARDLSARARHRAALQHLAELGAGLPGLRTDEEVLRRVFTELTKLGFTFAYLIPEHDRLRLERLWISPSGTVSRGAGRWMEGLLGVWSPMLKRTWKEGSAYSADFAWEASHFVPPERSEEVLIFLQKAGLHLVGVRIDSADGPRAMLVVAAEWFREEEQAPLRLFGAQVSAALEAALTISQLSAKNTALAALNRLASTAATALEPRAFFEPGAQEITRLLGCDTVGLFLRSDEASEAELVFSHGLDAATREFYLRMPLRGSLSGVALQQGMPLVLDAEECFGFTRDNMLRLGYATVAVVPLRVSSRLVGTLVVSFFKRRLLTPLERETLQAMGTHFAAATDSHRLLTEVRRRADDLALIQEVGRNMVATLEMDLLMQIGVEGLSLIAGVPEAMLMLLDSTGQRLEIRATVRQGPEVLGYTLPIWPPDSSLAAAALNGRAPVLVQDMSQDPRVYQELKRMTGGTAALVLPLVVRERAIGVAVLLEKKGPRQFTPSELERASAIANQLALALEQARLIEDLKKSYAELARAQQQLVQRERLAALGELSAVVAHEVRNPLGAIFNSVATIRRMVGPFHPSLPLVDIVGEEADRLNRIVDDLLNFARPPSPSPMPVPLRKLLEDVVRGAMADASNNIRVEWALEPDVPPVLADERMIRQAFLNLAINSVQAMLQGGTLRVGARRVPGPRHEVQVEFTDTGSGIPSDVRARIFEPFFTTKAKGTGLGLALVKRIVEAHAGSVSLESQPGQGTTFRLLLPSEPDPLSPGLQPGV is encoded by the coding sequence ATGTTCCCTGCCGACGAAGAACAATACCGGCACTTTGACGGACTCCACCTCGGCCTCTGCGTCATCCGGGAGGAAAAGGTGGTGTACGCCAATGCATCGATGCTCAGTCTGCTGGGACGCACGGTCAACGAGGTGGTGGGTCAGTCCTTCCGCGTCCTGGTCACCCCCGCCGGGGCCGAGGAGATGCACGAGCTGTTCACGCACCTCCTCCGGGGGGAGCGGGTGCCCGCCGTCTATGAATCCACGCTGAACACCTCCCATGGGCCGCGGCGCGCGGAGCTCTCCATCACCACCGAGGCGCAGGACGTGATGGTGATGGCCCGGGATCTCAGCGCCCGGGCCCGGCACCGGGCCGCGCTTCAGCACCTGGCGGAGCTGGGCGCGGGCCTGCCTGGCCTCCGGACGGACGAGGAGGTGCTCCGCCGCGTCTTCACCGAACTGACGAAGCTGGGGTTCACCTTCGCCTACCTCATCCCGGAGCACGACCGGCTCCGGCTGGAGCGGCTGTGGATCTCTCCCAGCGGCACCGTGAGCCGGGGGGCGGGGAGATGGATGGAGGGGCTGCTGGGCGTGTGGTCGCCGATGCTGAAGCGGACCTGGAAGGAGGGCTCCGCCTACAGCGCCGACTTCGCCTGGGAAGCGTCCCACTTCGTGCCGCCCGAGCGCTCCGAGGAGGTCCTCATCTTCCTGCAAAAGGCGGGGCTGCACCTCGTCGGCGTGCGCATCGACTCGGCGGACGGGCCCCGGGCCATGCTGGTGGTGGCCGCGGAGTGGTTCCGCGAGGAAGAGCAGGCCCCGTTGCGGCTGTTCGGCGCACAGGTGTCCGCCGCGCTCGAGGCGGCGCTCACCATCTCCCAGCTCTCCGCGAAGAACACCGCCCTGGCGGCGCTCAACCGGCTGGCGTCCACCGCGGCCACCGCCCTGGAGCCTCGGGCCTTCTTCGAGCCCGGGGCCCAGGAAATCACCCGGCTGCTCGGCTGCGACACGGTGGGGCTGTTTCTGCGCAGCGACGAGGCGTCCGAGGCGGAGCTGGTGTTCTCCCACGGGCTGGATGCGGCGACGCGGGAGTTCTACCTGCGGATGCCCCTGCGCGGCAGCCTCTCGGGCGTGGCGCTCCAGCAGGGCATGCCCCTGGTGCTGGATGCCGAGGAGTGCTTTGGCTTCACGCGCGACAACATGCTGCGCCTGGGCTACGCCACCGTGGCGGTCGTCCCGCTGCGGGTGAGCTCGCGCCTGGTGGGCACGCTCGTGGTGTCCTTCTTCAAGCGCCGCCTGCTCACCCCCCTGGAGCGGGAGACGCTCCAGGCCATGGGCACCCACTTCGCCGCCGCCACCGACTCGCACCGCCTGCTCACCGAGGTGCGCCGGCGCGCGGATGACCTGGCCCTCATCCAGGAGGTGGGCCGCAACATGGTGGCCACGCTGGAGATGGATCTGCTGATGCAGATCGGCGTGGAGGGCCTGTCGCTCATCGCCGGCGTGCCGGAGGCCATGCTGATGCTGCTGGACAGCACGGGGCAGCGGCTGGAGATCCGCGCGACGGTGCGGCAAGGGCCCGAGGTGCTCGGCTACACCCTGCCCATCTGGCCCCCGGACAGCTCCCTGGCCGCGGCGGCGCTCAACGGGCGCGCCCCCGTGCTCGTGCAGGACATGTCCCAGGACCCCCGCGTCTACCAGGAGCTGAAGCGGATGACGGGGGGCACCGCGGCCCTGGTGCTGCCGCTGGTGGTGCGCGAGCGCGCCATCGGCGTGGCGGTGCTCCTGGAGAAGAAGGGCCCCCGCCAGTTCACCCCCTCCGAGTTGGAGCGCGCCTCCGCCATCGCCAACCAGCTGGCGCTCGCGCTCGAGCAGGCGCGCCTCATCGAGGACCTGAAGAAGAGCTATGCGGAGCTGGCGCGGGCCCAGCAGCAGCTCGTCCAGCGCGAGCGGCTCGCGGCGCTCGGGGAGCTGTCCGCGGTGGTGGCCCACGAGGTGCGCAACCCCCTGGGCGCCATCTTCAACTCGGTGGCCACCATCCGCCGCATGGTCGGCCCGTTCCACCCCTCCCTGCCGCTGGTGGACATCGTCGGCGAGGAGGCGGACCGGCTCAACCGCATCGTGGATGACCTGCTGAACTTCGCGCGTCCCCCCTCGCCCTCGCCCATGCCGGTGCCCCTGCGCAAGCTCCTGGAGGACGTGGTGCGGGGCGCGATGGCGGATGCCTCGAACAACATCCGCGTGGAGTGGGCGCTGGAGCCGGACGTGCCCCCCGTGCTGGCCGACGAGCGGATGATCCGGCAGGCGTTCCTCAACCTCGCCATCAACTCCGTGCAGGCCATGCTCCAGGGCGGCACGCTGCGCGTGGGCGCCCGGCGCGTGCCCGGCCCCCGGCACGAGGTTCAGGTGGAGTTCACCGACACCGGCTCGGGCATCCCCTCCGACGTGCGCGCGCGCATCTTCGAGCCCTTCTTCACCACCAAGGCCAAGGGCACCGGCCTGGGGCTGGCGCTCGTCAAGCGCATCGTCGAGGCCCACGCCGGCAGCGTCTCGCTCGAATCTCAGCCCGGCCAGGGCACCACCTTCCGCCTCCTGCTGCCCTCCGAGCCGGACCCCTTGTCCCCCGGGCTCCAGCCCGGCGTCTGA